A stretch of Gouania willdenowi chromosome 21, fGouWil2.1, whole genome shotgun sequence DNA encodes these proteins:
- the cox17 gene encoding cytochrome c oxidase copper chaperone — protein MSELSAASVESPVGTENTEQKKPLRPCCACPETKKVRDACIIEKGEESCSELIEAHKDCMRALGFKI, from the exons ATGTCTGAATTATCTGCTGCCAGCGTGGAGTCTCCTGTagggacagaaaacacagagcAGAAGAAACCTCTGAGACCATGTTGTGCTTGTCCTGAGACTAAGAAGGTTAGGGATGCTTG CATCATTGAGAAAGGAGAAGAAAGCTGCTCAGAGCTGATTGAGGCTCATAAAGACTGTATGAGGGCTCTGGGATTCAAGATTTAG